In one window of Nitrospirota bacterium DNA:
- a CDS encoding ATP-binding protein: MTIDKFKIPVSMLSPTVDPAQLGFDDTSELEPLNEIIGQERAVEALEFGLNMKGPGFNIYVSGPVGTGKGTLVRTMVKRQAQGAPAPADWCYVNNFQDASRPVCLSFPAGQGCAFKREMAAFIENLRRDIPLAFESKKYLDAKAKIIEDTESKKKALFQDLTKLGLTRGFGFEETPAGFGLAPLKEGQPMTDEQMEALTEQEQQEMTERRKILEGEIREFHVRIHGLEKEAEHQLRLLDHQIVANLLEGRYETIRRAYLDLPAISGYLERVHHDIIHHYKDFLPHEGPAIHLPGLEPRRPDMTRYLVNLIVENNQTEGAPVIDESHPTYTNLIGKIERKAQMGVMYTDFMEIRAGAVLQASGGYLIVNAMDVLRQPFSWDALKRVIKTGAVKIEDPAEFYGFSTAGLRPEPIPVNVKVIMVGPPMLYHLLQSYEEDFSKLFKVKADFDTEVVRSERQDRQYARFVAKLCREEGLPHFGVDAVAEVIKQGFRFADRHDRLSLRLSLVSDLIREASYWAKKEGHAFATRTDVEAAVSHKRHRSNLVEHWVQDEIKEGTLMVDLDKEVVGQVNGLSVHELGDYAFGRPIRITARTSVGTKGVIDIQREAELAGNIHSKGVMTLAGFLTGKFAGIQPFALSASLTFEQTYSEVEGDSAAVGELVAILSSLADLPVRQWLAVTGSVNQLGEVQPIGGANEKIEGFFESCVRRGLTGKQGVIIPARNTKHLALRRDVVEAVESGQFTIYGVNTIEEAVELLTGVPAGERGLDGEYPPDTVYGRAAQRLAELAEALAEWSDSEPASGGRIITEV, from the coding sequence ATGACGATTGATAAGTTCAAGATCCCCGTCTCCATGCTGTCGCCGACCGTCGATCCGGCACAGCTGGGGTTCGACGACACCAGCGAACTGGAGCCCCTGAACGAAATTATCGGACAAGAGCGAGCCGTTGAGGCCTTGGAGTTCGGCCTCAACATGAAGGGCCCGGGCTTCAATATTTATGTGTCTGGTCCGGTCGGAACCGGCAAGGGGACGCTCGTTCGCACCATGGTGAAGCGGCAGGCCCAGGGGGCGCCGGCCCCGGCCGACTGGTGTTATGTGAATAATTTCCAGGATGCGTCGCGTCCAGTCTGCCTTTCATTTCCAGCAGGACAGGGTTGCGCCTTCAAACGCGAGATGGCGGCGTTCATCGAAAACTTGCGACGTGACATTCCCCTCGCATTTGAAAGCAAGAAGTATCTGGATGCCAAGGCCAAAATCATTGAGGACACGGAGTCGAAAAAGAAAGCGCTGTTTCAAGACCTCACGAAACTCGGCCTGACGCGCGGGTTTGGATTCGAAGAAACACCGGCAGGGTTCGGACTCGCCCCCCTCAAAGAGGGCCAGCCGATGACGGACGAACAGATGGAGGCCCTGACGGAGCAGGAACAGCAAGAGATGACGGAGCGGCGGAAAATACTCGAAGGCGAGATCCGTGAATTTCACGTCCGTATCCACGGCCTTGAGAAAGAAGCCGAGCACCAACTGCGCCTGCTGGACCACCAAATAGTGGCCAATCTCCTGGAGGGCCGCTATGAGACGATACGCCGTGCCTACCTGGACTTGCCGGCGATCTCCGGCTATCTCGAACGAGTACACCACGATATTATTCATCACTATAAGGACTTCCTCCCGCACGAAGGCCCGGCCATTCACCTTCCAGGACTGGAGCCTCGTCGGCCCGACATGACCCGCTACCTCGTCAATCTCATTGTCGAAAATAACCAGACGGAGGGAGCACCGGTTATCGATGAATCTCACCCGACCTATACCAACCTGATCGGGAAGATCGAGCGGAAAGCCCAGATGGGCGTCATGTACACCGATTTTATGGAGATCAGGGCCGGCGCGGTCCTACAAGCCAGCGGCGGCTATTTGATCGTCAATGCGATGGATGTCCTCCGCCAGCCTTTTTCCTGGGACGCGCTGAAGCGCGTGATCAAGACCGGGGCTGTCAAAATCGAAGATCCCGCCGAGTTCTATGGTTTTTCCACCGCGGGCCTCAGGCCGGAGCCGATTCCCGTCAACGTGAAAGTCATCATGGTCGGGCCTCCGATGCTGTATCACCTCCTGCAATCGTACGAAGAAGACTTTTCGAAGCTCTTCAAGGTGAAGGCGGATTTCGACACCGAGGTGGTGCGGAGCGAGCGGCAGGACCGCCAGTATGCGCGCTTCGTCGCCAAACTCTGCCGGGAGGAAGGGCTCCCGCATTTCGGCGTCGATGCCGTGGCAGAGGTCATCAAGCAGGGGTTCCGATTTGCGGATCGGCACGACCGGCTCTCGTTGCGCCTCAGCCTGGTCAGCGACCTCATCAGGGAAGCCAGCTACTGGGCCAAAAAGGAAGGCCATGCGTTCGCCACTCGCACGGACGTCGAAGCCGCGGTCTCGCACAAACGCCATCGGTCGAATCTGGTGGAGCACTGGGTCCAGGACGAGATCAAAGAAGGCACCTTGATGGTAGATCTGGACAAAGAGGTCGTGGGCCAGGTGAACGGCCTCTCCGTGCACGAACTCGGGGACTACGCCTTCGGCCGCCCGATCAGGATCACCGCACGCACCTCCGTCGGCACCAAAGGAGTGATCGACATCCAACGCGAAGCGGAACTCGCCGGCAACATCCATAGCAAGGGCGTGATGACGCTCGCGGGATTCCTCACCGGCAAGTTTGCCGGGATCCAGCCCTTTGCCTTGAGCGCCTCACTGACCTTCGAACAGACCTATTCTGAAGTGGAAGGTGACAGCGCCGCTGTGGGCGAATTGGTCGCCATCCTGTCCAGCCTCGCGGATCTCCCCGTCCGTCAATGGCTGGCCGTGACCGGCTCCGTCAACCAGCTGGGTGAGGTGCAGCCGATCGGCGGCGCGAATGAAAAGATCGAAGGATTCTTCGAGTCCTGCGTCCGACGGGGACTGACCGGGAAACAAGGGGTGATTATTCCAGCCCGCAACACCAAACATCTTGCCCTCCGGCGCGATGTGGTCGAGGCGGTGGAAAGCGGACAATTCACGATCTACGGCGTGAACACGATCGAAGAGGCCGTCGAATTGCTGACCGGCGTGCCGGCCGGCGAGCGTGGTCTTGATGGGGAGTATCCTCCCGACACGGTCTACGGCCGCGCGGCGCAACGGCTCGCGGAGTTGGCCGAGGCCCTCGCCGAATGGAGCGACAGCGAACCGGCGTCGGGCGGCCGCATCATCACAGAAGTCTAG
- a CDS encoding HPF/RaiA family ribosome-associated protein — protein MNLEVESRNIEMTPRWKSEIETRMADLHERHDDLIHGRVTLTKNLHHKKLANVAEALIVVTLPGRHTMTARKEDKTFEEAIRTAFDAIAIELRKHREKRGRTEVRTAPIPPLRGVICKLFPIEGYGFILKEGGGEVYFHKHALQGLTFDELDNGTDVAFNMEEGEKGPQATTVHRPSPLVP, from the coding sequence ATGAATCTAGAAGTTGAAAGCAGAAACATCGAGATGACTCCCCGCTGGAAAAGCGAAATCGAAACGCGCATGGCAGATCTCCATGAGCGGCATGACGATTTAATCCATGGGCGAGTCACCCTCACGAAAAACCTCCATCACAAGAAGTTGGCCAACGTTGCCGAGGCACTCATCGTCGTCACGCTCCCAGGCCGTCACACCATGACCGCCCGCAAGGAAGACAAGACGTTCGAAGAGGCCATCAGAACCGCCTTCGACGCCATCGCCATCGAACTCCGCAAGCACCGTGAGAAGCGGGGCCGCACTGAGGTGCGCACGGCTCCAATTCCTCCCTTGCGCGGCGTGATCTGCAAACTCTTCCCAATAGAAGGCTACGGGTTCATCCTCAAGGAGGGCGGGGGGGAAGTGTATTTTCACAAACACGCGCTGCAGGGACTCACGTTCGACGAACTAGACAATGGAACTGACGTTGCCTTCAACATGGAGGAAGGCGAAAAAGGCCCTCAGGCAACAACGGTGCACCGTCCGTCCCCACTCGTCCCATAA